A genomic region of Zalophus californianus isolate mZalCal1 chromosome 11, mZalCal1.pri.v2, whole genome shotgun sequence contains the following coding sequences:
- the LOC113914322 gene encoding polycomb complex protein BMI-1-like yields MHRTTRIKITELNPHVMCVLCGGYFIDATTIIECLHSFCKTCIVRYLETSKYCPICDVQVHKTRPLLNIRSDKTLQDIVYKLVPGLFKNEMKRRRDFYAAHPSADAANGSNEDRGEVADEDKRIITDDEIISLSIEFFDQNRLDWKVNKDKEKPKEEVIDKRYLRCPAAMTVMHLRKFLRSKMDIPNTLQIDVMYEEEPLKDYYTLMDIAYIYTWRRNGPLPLKYRVRPTCKRMKMSHQRDGLTNAGELESDSGSDKANSPAGGAPSTSSCLPSPSTPVQSPHPQFPHISSTMNGTSSSPSGNHQPSFANRSRKSSVNGSSATSSG; encoded by the coding sequence ATGCATCGAACAACTAGAATCAAGATCACTGAGCTAAATCCCCACGTAATGTGTGTGCTTTGTGGAGGGTACTTCATTGATGCCACAACCATAATAGAATGTCTACATTCCTTCTGTAAAACATGTATTGTGCGTTACTTGGAGACCAGCAAATATTGTCCTATCTGTGATGTCCAAGTTCACAAAACCAGACCACTACTGAATATAAGGTCAGATAAAACTCTCCAAGATATTGTATACAAATTAGTTCCAGggcttttcaaaaatgaaatgaagagaagaaGGGATTTTTATGCAGCTCATCCTTCAGCTGATGCTGCCAATGGCTCTAATGAAGATCGAGGAGAAGTTGCAGATGAAGATAAGAGAATTATAACTGATGATGAGATAATAAGCTTATCCATTGAATTCTTTGACCAGAACAGATTGGATTGGAAAGTAAACAAAGATAAGGAGAAACCTAAAGAGGAGGTGATTGATAAAAGATATTTACGTTGCCCAGCAGCAATGACTGTGATGCACCTAAGAAAGTTTCTCAGAAGTAAAATGGACATACCTAATACTTTGCAGATTGATGTCATGTATGAAGAGGAACCTTTAAAGGATTACTACACACTAATGGATATTGCCTACATTTATACCTGGAGAAGGAATGGTCCACTTCCTTTGAAATACAGAGTTCGACCTACttgtaaaagaatgaagatgagTCACCAGAGAGATGGACTGACAAATGCTGGAGAACTGGAAAGTGACTCTGGGAGTGACAAGGCCAACAGCCCCGCAGGAGGTGCTCCCTCCACCTCTTCCTGCCTGCCTAGCCCCAGCACTCCCGTTCAGTCTCCTCATCCTCAGTTCCCTCACATCTCCAGCACTATGAATGGAACCAGCAGCAGCCCCAGCGGTAACCACCAACCTTCCTTTGCCAACAGATCTCGAAAATCGTCAGTAAATGGGTCGTCAGCAACTTCATCTGGTTGA
- the LOC113915222 gene encoding olfactory receptor 51V1-like yields the protein MSPISILNVSSSRFILTGFPGLEVHYVWISIPFSTIYAMVFLGNCMVLHVIRTEPSLHQPMFYFLAMLALTDLCMGLSTIYTVLGVLWGIIHEISLDSCIAQSYFIHGLSFTESSVLLAMAFDRYIAICNPLCHSSILTNDKIMKIGVAILCRSSLLIPPVIIRLKFLNYCCPHILSHSFCLHQDLIRMACSDIRFNSIYGLALVISNLLLDAVLILISYIMILHAVLAIASRDERIKSLQTCVSHICAVSVFYIPIIGLTMVHRFGKHLSPLVHVLMGNIYILFPPLMNPIIYSIKTQQIRRRVQRLFYLKRM from the coding sequence ATGTCTCCCATCTCTATCTTGAACGTCAGTAGTTCCAGATTTATTCTCACTGGTTTTCCTGGCCTTGAAGTTCACTATGTCtggatctccatccctttctCCACCATCTATGCTATGGTCTTCCTGGGAAACTGTATGGTGCTGCATGTGATCCGGACTGAGCCAAGCCTACACCAGCCCATGTTCTACTTTCTTGCCATGCTGGCCCTCACTGACTTATGCATGGGGCTATCCACTATTTACACGGTGCTGGGGGTCCTATGGGGGATCATTCATGAGATCAGCCTGGATTCTTGCATTGCCCAGTCCTACTTCATCCATGGTCTGTCCTTCACAGAGTCCTCTGTCCTCCTTGCTATGGCTTTTGACCGCTACATTGCCATTTGCAACCCACTATGCCACTCTTCCATCCTAACCAATGACAAAATCATGAAAATTGGGGTGGCAATCTTATGTAGGAGTTCTTTACTCATACCTCCAGTCATCATTCGCCTAAAGTTCTTAAATTATTGCTGCCCCCACATCCTTTCTCACTCTTTCTGCCTGCACCAAGACTTAATTAGAATGGCCTGTTCAGACATCCGCTTCAACAGTATTTATGGTCTAGCCCTGGTAATCAGCAACCTATTGTTGGATGCAGTGCTCATACTTATCTCCTATATCATGATCTTGCATGCAGTCTTAGCTATTGCATCACGGGATGAGAGAATCAAGTCCTTGCAGACCTGTGTATCTCACATCTGTGCTGTTTCAGTTTTCTATATCCCAATCATTGGCCTGACCATGGTGCACCGCTTTGGAAAACACCTCTCACCATTGGTTCATGTCCTCATGGGCAACATCTATATCCTTTTCCCACCTTTGATGAACCCCATTATTTACAGTATCAAGACCCAACAAATACGAAGGAGAGTCCAGAGATTGTTTTATCTGAAAAGAATGTAA
- the LOC113913660 gene encoding olfactory receptor 52A5-like → MFKLRGTVFMPPVLTLIGIPGLESLQFWIGIPFCAMYIIALFGNSLLLVIIKSERSLHEPTYLFLAMLGATDIALSTCILPKMLGIFWFHLPKIYFNACLFQMWLIHTFQSIESGILLAMALDHYVANCDPLRHATVFTHQLLTQIGVGVMLRAALLVAPCLIPIKCLLKYYRTTVVSRSYCEHMVIVRLAAEDIRINKIYGLFVAFTILGFDTIFITLFYIQIFLTVFNLPQKDARLKAFNTCIAHICVFLEFYLLGFFSFFTRRLGFHIPPYIHILLSNLYLLVPSLLNPIVYGVKTKQIRY, encoded by the coding sequence ATGTTCAAGCTCAGGGGCACAGTCTTCATGCCCCCAGTACTAACACTGATTGGGATCCCCGGCTTGGAGTCTTTGCAGTTCTGGATTGGAATTCCTTTCTGTGCCATGTACATCATTGCTCTATTTGGAAATTCCCTGCTCCTGGTCATCATCAAATCTGAACGCAGCCTCCATGAGCCCACGTATCTCTTCCTGGCAATGCTTGGAGCAACAGACATTGCTCTTAGTACCTGCATCCTACCAAAAATGCTAGGAATATTCTGGTTTCATCTaccaaaaatatactttaatgCCTGTCTCTTTCAGATGTGGCTTATCCACACCTTCCAGTCCATTGAATCAGGAATTCTGCTGGCCATGGCCCTGGACCACTATGTGGCCAACTGTGATCCCCTGAGACATGCAACTGTCTTTACACACCAACTTCTCACTCAGATTGGGGTTGGAGTGATGCTCAGAGCAGCCCTCCTTGTAGCTCCATGTCTTATCCCCATCAAATGTCTGCTGAAATACTACCGGACCACTGTGGTCTCCCGTTCATACTGTGAGCACATGGTCATCGTGAGGCTGGCAGCAGAAGACATTCGAATCAACAAGATCTATGGCCTGTTTGTGGCTTTCACTATACTTGGATTTGACACAATCTTCATCACACTCTTCTACATCCAAATATTTCTAACTGTCTTCAATCTGCCGCAGAAGGACGCTAGGCTCAAAGCCTTCAACACCTGCATTGCCcatatttgtgtcttcctcgagTTTTATCTCCTGggtttcttctccttctttacACGCAGGTTGGGGTTCCATATTCCACCCTACATTCATATTCTTCTGTCCAACCTTTATCTGCTTGTCCCTTCTTTGCTCAATCCTATTGTGTATGGGGTGAAGACCAAACAGATTCGATATTGA